One window from the genome of Desulfobacterales bacterium encodes:
- a CDS encoding flagellar basal body P-ring protein FlgI has translation MKFGFQTLFKHKGRAILFSALLFLIVMVPDVLAVRIKDIADIKGVRQNQLVGYGLVVGLEGTGDSDSSLFTIQSLASLLEKMGVTVQTSDIEDVENVAAVMVTADLPPFASLGSRLDVLVSSIGDAENLQGGTLLFTPLRAADGNVYAVAQGPVSTGGFAISGNSGDQVQKNFPTVGRVVGGALVEKELHSNFNDKNALTLALKDPDFTTASRVAQAINRAFFSQLAKTENAGSIRVTVPENYLGNTVQFVTRIESLGVTPDMVSKVVVNERTGTVIMGENVRIATIAIAHGNLSIQINESLDVSQPLPFSRGGQTVVTPESDIVVQEGKNPIFLVESGVSIGEVVKALNALGVSPRDLIAIFQALKAAGALQADLEII, from the coding sequence ATGAAATTTGGCTTTCAAACATTGTTCAAGCATAAAGGGCGCGCCATTTTATTTTCGGCGCTGCTCTTTCTCATCGTTATGGTGCCGGATGTATTGGCTGTTCGCATCAAAGATATCGCCGATATCAAAGGCGTGCGCCAGAATCAACTGGTGGGTTACGGACTGGTGGTGGGGTTGGAAGGTACCGGTGACAGTGACAGCTCTTTGTTTACCATTCAATCGCTGGCCAGTTTGCTGGAAAAAATGGGTGTCACCGTTCAGACCAGCGATATTGAAGATGTCGAAAACGTTGCTGCGGTTATGGTGACTGCTGATCTGCCGCCGTTTGCCAGCTTGGGCAGCCGTCTTGATGTGTTGGTCAGCTCCATCGGTGATGCAGAGAATCTGCAGGGCGGCACGCTGCTGTTCACACCGTTGCGGGCTGCCGATGGAAATGTTTATGCGGTTGCCCAGGGACCGGTTAGCACAGGAGGGTTTGCCATTAGCGGAAACTCCGGTGATCAGGTCCAAAAGAATTTTCCGACCGTGGGTCGCGTTGTTGGCGGCGCCCTTGTGGAAAAGGAACTGCATTCAAATTTCAACGATAAAAATGCGCTGACGTTGGCGTTGAAAGACCCGGATTTTACCACTGCCAGTCGGGTGGCCCAGGCCATCAATCGTGCTTTTTTTAGCCAGTTGGCAAAAACAGAGAATGCCGGCTCGATTCGGGTAACGGTGCCCGAAAACTATCTGGGCAATACGGTTCAATTTGTAACGAGGATCGAGAGCCTGGGTGTAACGCCGGACATGGTTTCCAAAGTGGTCGTCAATGAACGTACCGGCACCGTCATCATGGGAGAAAATGTCCGCATTGCGACCATTGCGATCGCCCATGGCAATTTAAGCATTCAGATCAATGAATCCCTGGATGTTTCACAGCCGCTGCCGTTTTCACGCGGTGGCCAGACCGTGGTCACGCCGGAATCAGACATCGTCGTGCAAGAGGGCAAAAACCCCATTTTCCTGGTGGAATCGGGTGTCAGTATTGGGGAGGTCGTCAAAGCATTAAATGCCCTCGGCGTTTCTCCGCGGGACCTGATAGCAATTTTCCAGGCGCTCAAA
- the flgA gene encoding flagellar basal body P-ring formation chaperone FlgA, giving the protein MNLLNINTQSLKWLCAGLMFLLLAFFCMPLTDAWANQTTTLRFTERVEIDGAEILLGQIANFEGDDVHLIQQLKNIMIGKAPLPGESRQFDLKFLLKRLQQHHVDMATVVVDGPPKIYVTRSHVEIQKQEIEKIVSDFILRQVPGNNQTMRIKDIRVMNDVVLPKGRITYKVSAPRSRQLMGRCPIAIDFSVNGNSHKKVWATAMIEVLGPVVVTRKPLGRYKPIAADDIEVQMLDLANVPANVLCDPDAAIGKRTKKAIGAQTPLRANSVELPPLVKRGDLVTIIAESQSLKITTLGQVKKKGRKGERIPVINLDSKKILHAVVVDTNTVKVDF; this is encoded by the coding sequence ATGAACTTACTAAATATTAATACCCAATCATTAAAATGGCTTTGTGCGGGCTTGATGTTTTTACTGCTGGCATTTTTTTGTATGCCGCTGACTGACGCATGGGCCAATCAGACAACCACCCTTCGCTTCACTGAGCGCGTCGAAATCGATGGTGCCGAGATTTTACTGGGGCAAATCGCCAACTTCGAGGGCGATGATGTTCATCTTATACAGCAGTTGAAAAATATCATGATCGGCAAAGCGCCGTTGCCAGGGGAGTCACGCCAGTTTGACCTAAAGTTTCTGCTAAAGCGCCTCCAACAGCATCATGTCGATATGGCCACAGTGGTTGTTGACGGACCGCCAAAAATTTATGTTACCCGCAGCCATGTTGAAATTCAGAAACAGGAAATCGAAAAAATTGTTTCTGATTTTATTCTGCGCCAGGTGCCTGGAAATAACCAAACCATGCGCATTAAAGATATCCGCGTCATGAATGACGTGGTGCTGCCGAAAGGGCGGATTACTTACAAGGTGAGCGCACCGCGCAGCCGGCAGCTGATGGGCCGCTGCCCAATTGCGATAGACTTCAGCGTTAACGGTAACTCCCATAAAAAGGTATGGGCCACGGCCATGATCGAGGTGCTTGGACCTGTAGTGGTGACACGCAAACCACTTGGCAGATACAAGCCTATCGCAGCCGATGATATTGAGGTCCAAATGCTTGATCTGGCCAATGTACCTGCCAATGTGCTCTGCGATCCGGATGCCGCCATCGGCAAGCGGACCAAAAAAGCCATTGGCGCTCAAACACCATTGAGGGCTAATAGCGTCGAATTGCCGCCATTGGTCAAGCGGGGAGATCTGGTGACGATTATTGCCGAGTCGCAGAGTTTGAAAATTACCACCCTTGGGCAGGTGAAGAAAAAAGGACGTAAAGGTGAACGAATCCCGGTGATCAATTTGGATTCAAAAAAAATACTGCATGCGGTGGTGGTTGACACCAACACCGTCAAGGTCGATTTTTAA
- a CDS encoding flagellar basal body L-ring protein FlgH translates to MMLKSTQYVIGMTVLLLVLASLTGCSVTRQNLPPVAQTMPMKPKVPVEAVSLPTPDFNGSLYESNGSLYATRSMFNDFFIDTKARKVGDIVTVKIAESSNATNSADTKTGRESALEAGIDTFFEIEDWYKDKVLDNITSKLPRPDPFNNPAVKGSMSSDFNGSGTTSRSGDLNAFITCRVAELLPNGNLKIIGSREILVNHETQMIILSGTIRPRDIDDDNVILSTFISDAKIAYSGSGVVDDRQRPGWLANLLNSVWPF, encoded by the coding sequence ATGATGTTAAAATCAACCCAATATGTTATCGGAATGACCGTTTTATTGCTGGTGCTTGCGAGTCTAACCGGCTGCTCCGTTACCCGGCAGAACCTCCCGCCGGTAGCGCAAACCATGCCGATGAAACCCAAAGTGCCGGTTGAAGCCGTATCTTTACCCACACCGGATTTCAATGGTTCACTTTATGAATCTAATGGCTCTTTGTACGCGACGCGCAGCATGTTTAATGATTTTTTTATTGATACCAAAGCACGCAAAGTGGGTGATATTGTCACGGTCAAAATTGCAGAATCGTCCAACGCCACCAATTCAGCCGACACCAAGACCGGGCGTGAGTCTGCCTTGGAAGCCGGCATTGACACGTTTTTTGAAATCGAAGACTGGTATAAAGACAAGGTCTTAGACAATATCACCAGCAAACTGCCCCGACCCGACCCCTTTAACAATCCGGCGGTCAAAGGCAGCATGTCCAGCGATTTCAACGGCTCCGGAACCACCTCGCGCAGCGGGGACCTCAATGCCTTTATCACCTGCCGGGTGGCAGAGTTATTGCCCAACGGCAATCTGAAAATTATTGGGTCGCGCGAGATTTTGGTCAATCATGAGACCCAGATGATTATTTTGTCCGGGACCATTCGGCCACGCGACATCGATGATGATAATGTCATTTTGTCCACCTTTATTTCAGATGCCAAGATCGCTTACAGTGGCAGCGGGGTCGTCGACGACCGTCAGCGGCCTGGCTGGCTGGCCAATTTACTGAATTCGGTTTGGCCCTTTTAA